In Marixanthomonas ophiurae, one genomic interval encodes:
- a CDS encoding (Fe-S)-binding protein: MSESIKVPTMAEYMAEGKKPEVLFWVGCAGSFDDRAKKITKAFVKLLHNAKVDFAVLGTEESCTGDPAKRAGNEFLFQMQAMTNIEVLNGYEVKKIVTACPHCFNTIKNEYPELGGNYEVVHHTQFLKSLLNEGRLKVEGGKFKGKKITFHDPCYLGRANGEYEAPRDLLRKLEVELVEMKRCKSRGLCCGAGGAQMFKEPEEGKKDVNIERTEEALETQPKVIAAACPFCNTMMTDGVKGKNQEGDVAVMDVAEMIASADDL, from the coding sequence ATGAGTGAATCTATAAAAGTACCCACAATGGCCGAATATATGGCTGAAGGCAAAAAACCCGAAGTATTGTTTTGGGTAGGTTGTGCCGGAAGTTTTGATGATCGGGCAAAAAAAATAACCAAAGCTTTCGTAAAACTCTTACATAACGCAAAGGTAGATTTTGCGGTATTGGGAACCGAAGAAAGCTGCACGGGAGACCCTGCAAAAAGAGCTGGAAATGAATTTCTGTTCCAAATGCAAGCAATGACAAACATCGAAGTGCTAAATGGTTATGAAGTAAAAAAAATAGTAACTGCTTGTCCACACTGTTTTAATACTATTAAAAACGAATATCCTGAATTAGGGGGTAACTACGAAGTAGTACACCACACCCAATTTTTGAAATCGCTTTTAAACGAAGGAAGATTAAAAGTAGAGGGAGGAAAATTTAAAGGAAAGAAAATCACTTTTCACGATCCTTGTTATTTAGGACGCGCTAATGGCGAATATGAGGCTCCTCGCGATTTACTGCGTAAATTAGAAGTAGAATTGGTAGAGATGAAACGATGCAAGTCTCGCGGACTTTGTTGTGGAGCTGGTGGGGCACAAATGTTTAAAGAGCCAGAAGAAGGAAAGAAAGATGTAAACATTGAACGTACTGAAGAAGCATTAGAAACACAACCAAAAGTAATTGCCGCAGCTTGTCCATTTTGTAATACCATGATGACAGACGGCGTGAAAGGAAAAAACCAAGAAGGTGATGTTGCTGTTATGGACGTGGCTGAAATGATTGCTAGCGCAGACGATTTATAA
- a CDS encoding LNS2 domain-containing protein codes for MKKEEVEKLLHDKVESGEHVSPILPKDIKNYLIDIDGTITDDVPNEEPERMATCEPFPDALKTLNNWYDQGHIICFFTSRTEDHREVTETWLNKHGFKYHSLLMGKPRGGNYHWIDNHLVKATRYKGKFTDLIDKKVTIQVFKE; via the coding sequence ATGAAGAAAGAAGAAGTTGAAAAATTATTACATGATAAAGTTGAAAGTGGGGAACACGTAAGCCCTATACTTCCAAAAGACATAAAAAACTACTTGATTGATATTGATGGAACCATTACAGATGATGTTCCAAATGAAGAGCCAGAACGAATGGCAACGTGTGAACCATTTCCAGATGCTTTAAAAACATTGAATAATTGGTACGATCAAGGTCATATAATTTGTTTTTTTACTTCTAGAACTGAAGATCATCGCGAAGTAACTGAAACATGGCTAAACAAACACGGCTTTAAGTATCATTCCTTATTAATGGGAAAGCCACGCGGCGGAAATTACCATTGGATTGATAATCATTTAGTAAAAGCTACACGATATAAAGGAAAATTTACAGACTTGATTGATAAAAAAGTAACCATTCAAGTTTTCAAAGAATAA